Proteins from a genomic interval of Shewanella seohaensis:
- a CDS encoding amino acid aminotransferase translates to MFNSLVAMPADPILGLLTQYREDSHPQKVDLGVGVYKDPAGNTPILNCVKKAEKFRLDTETTKVYIGPTGSSQFNTLITELAFGSDHCAIIANRIRTVSTPGGTGALRVAGDFIKRCNPNAVLWVSDPTWANHIGLFEAAGLTVKTYPYYDYDTKSLKFDEMLSALAQIGPNDVVLFHACCHNPSGMDLTTEQWDKVVALTKEQGFTPLIDMAYQGFGDGVDIDAYGVRKMAAAVDNMILCSSCSKNFGLYRERIGSCSVVAKDANTANIAQSVLLYVVRCLYSMPPAHGAAIVETILGSAELKQEWLDELKVMRDRINGNRAILVEKLKTNGVDRDFSFIARQKGMFSFLGVNPEQVAHLQKEFSIYMVGSSRISIAGISEDNVDYLAKSIAKVL, encoded by the coding sequence ATGTTTAACTCACTCGTCGCAATGCCTGCGGATCCTATCCTCGGCCTATTAACCCAGTACCGTGAAGACTCACATCCTCAAAAAGTCGACTTAGGTGTGGGCGTTTATAAGGATCCCGCTGGAAACACTCCCATCCTTAATTGCGTGAAAAAAGCCGAAAAATTCCGTTTAGACACTGAAACCACCAAAGTGTATATCGGCCCAACCGGTTCGTCTCAGTTTAATACCCTGATAACAGAATTAGCCTTTGGCAGTGATCACTGCGCGATTATCGCCAACCGAATTCGTACAGTATCCACGCCTGGTGGCACGGGCGCCCTGCGCGTTGCCGGTGATTTTATTAAACGCTGCAATCCTAATGCTGTGCTATGGGTGAGCGATCCCACATGGGCTAACCATATAGGCTTGTTTGAAGCGGCGGGTCTGACCGTTAAAACCTACCCTTACTATGATTACGACACTAAATCGTTAAAGTTCGATGAGATGCTCAGCGCGCTTGCGCAGATTGGCCCGAACGATGTGGTGCTGTTCCATGCCTGTTGCCATAACCCGAGCGGGATGGATTTGACGACAGAGCAATGGGATAAAGTGGTTGCCCTCACCAAGGAGCAAGGTTTTACCCCGCTTATCGACATGGCTTACCAAGGTTTTGGTGATGGTGTCGATATCGATGCCTACGGCGTGCGTAAAATGGCCGCTGCGGTCGATAATATGATCCTGTGTAGCTCTTGCTCGAAAAACTTCGGTCTGTACCGTGAGCGTATCGGTTCATGCTCTGTGGTTGCAAAAGATGCAAACACGGCAAACATCGCGCAATCTGTACTGCTTTACGTGGTTCGCTGCCTCTACTCCATGCCGCCAGCCCACGGCGCGGCAATTGTCGAAACTATTCTAGGTTCGGCAGAATTAAAGCAAGAGTGGTTAGATGAGCTCAAAGTAATGCGCGACCGTATCAACGGTAACCGCGCCATTTTAGTGGAAAAACTCAAAACCAATGGCGTGGATCGCGACTTTAGCTTTATCGCACGCCAAAAAGGCATGTTCTCTTTCCTAGGGGTTAATCCTGAGCAAGTGGCGCACCTGCAGAAAGAATTCAGCATTTATATGGTGGGTTCGAGCCGCATTAGCATTGCAGGCATTAGCGAAGACAATGTGGATTACTTAGCTAAGTCGATTGCCAAAGTACTGTAA
- the serC gene encoding 3-phosphoserine/phosphohydroxythreonine transaminase, with translation MSAIYNFCAGPAMLPAAVMKKAQQELLDWNGLGVSVMEVSHRGKEFIALTKQAEADLRELMHIPQNYHVLFMHGGGRGQFSAVVNNFLGNQGRALYLVSGQWSSAALAEAQKLAGDAQIDSLNIVEKHNGLNAVVLPDLHKIDADYRYVHYCPNETVDGIEIFDELDSPWPIVADLSSTIMSREIDVSRYGLIYAGAQKNIGPSGLSIVIVRDDMLKLPSLTQSSIMDYRLAVEHDSMFNTPPTFAWYLAAEVFAWLKSLGGVASIAKINQQKAQMLYACIDANPFYKNGVVAANRSQMNVTFQLADESLDGAFLKEAEAAGLVALKGHRIVGGMRASLYNAMPLEGVAALVSFMNEFAAKHS, from the coding sequence GTGAGCGCGATTTATAATTTCTGTGCAGGTCCTGCGATGTTACCCGCAGCGGTAATGAAAAAAGCACAACAGGAATTACTCGATTGGAATGGGCTAGGTGTCTCCGTGATGGAAGTCAGCCACAGAGGTAAGGAATTTATCGCGCTGACCAAGCAAGCTGAGGCGGATTTACGCGAGCTGATGCACATTCCACAGAACTATCATGTGCTGTTTATGCACGGCGGTGGTCGCGGTCAGTTCTCTGCCGTTGTGAATAATTTTTTAGGCAACCAAGGCCGTGCCCTGTATTTAGTCAGTGGTCAATGGTCTTCTGCAGCATTAGCCGAAGCTCAAAAGCTGGCGGGCGACGCGCAAATTGATAGCCTTAACATTGTTGAAAAACATAATGGACTCAATGCAGTAGTGCTGCCTGATCTGCATAAGATTGATGCCGATTACCGTTATGTGCACTACTGCCCAAATGAGACAGTTGATGGTATCGAAATTTTTGATGAGTTAGACAGTCCATGGCCGATTGTCGCCGACTTATCATCTACCATTATGTCTCGCGAAATCGATGTCAGTCGTTACGGCTTAATCTATGCTGGTGCGCAAAAGAACATTGGTCCTTCGGGCTTATCTATTGTGATCGTGCGTGATGATATGTTGAAACTGCCGAGTTTAACCCAATCATCCATCATGGATTACCGTTTAGCCGTTGAGCATGACTCTATGTTCAACACGCCGCCAACCTTTGCTTGGTACTTAGCGGCTGAAGTATTTGCTTGGCTCAAATCCTTAGGTGGTGTGGCCAGTATCGCGAAAATCAATCAGCAAAAAGCGCAAATGCTGTATGCCTGTATCGATGCCAATCCTTTCTATAAAAATGGTGTCGTCGCGGCAAACCGCTCACAAATGAACGTGACTTTCCAACTGGCGGATGAATCCCTTGATGGCGCCTTCTTAAAAGAGGCCGAAGCGGCGGGCCTAGTGGCCTTAAAAGGGCACCGAATCGTTGGTGGCATGCGTGCCAGCCTTTACAATGCGATGCCACTTGAAGGCGTAGCTGCGCTGGTGAGCTTTATGAACGAATTTGCGGCAAAGCATAGCTAA
- the gyrA gene encoding DNA gyrase subunit A — protein sequence MTDLASSISPINIEDELKNSYLDYAMSVIVGRALPDVRDGLKPVHRRVLFAMSELKNDWNKPYKKSARVVGDVIGKYHPHGDSAVYDTIVRMAQPFSLRYTLVDGQGNFGSVDGDSAAAMRYTEIRMDKLAHQLLADLEKETVDYVPNYDGTEQIPAVLPTRVPNLLINGSSGIAVGMATNIPPHNLTEVVKGCLALIADPALSIEQLMEHIPGPDFPTAAIINGRKGIIDAYKTGRGRAVMRALAEVETEDNGRERIIVTEIPYQVNKAKLIEKIAELVKDKKIEGISGLRDESDKDGMRIVIEIKRGEVGEVVLNNLYAQTQMQCSFGINMVALTNGQPKLFNLKEMLECFILHRREVVTRRTVFELRKARDRAHILEALAIALANIDPIIALIKASPTPAEAKVKLVEQGWALGNVQGMLEKAGDDAARPEWLEPEFGIRDGLYYLTEQQAQAILELRLHRLTGLEHDKIIAEYEELLEFIAGLLFILRSPERLMEVIKEELEEILAEYGDARRTVINANEIDMSLEDLINEEDVVVTLSHLGYAKYQPLSDYQAQRRGGKGKAATKVKDEDFVEKLLVANTHDTILCFSDFGKMYWLKVYQLPLASRTSRGRPIVNLLPLSDGERITAILPVREYAEDKYIIMATSNGTVKKTALTAYSNPRANGIIAVNLKDGDQLIGVDITNGDDEIMLFSNEGKVVRFKEGEEVAVLDENGNPVLDEEGNPQINFKGVRPMGRGATGVRGIKLEEGQKVVSLIVPKGDGAILTVTENGYGKRTELSEYPSKSRATKGVVSIKVSERNGAVVGAVQVGGNDEIMLISDKGTLVRTPANGVSIIGRNTQGVTIIRTASDEKVVGLQRIDEIQGDEDEVELDENGMPIVPVVAEGDSVHEESLEDELEEELDEDEELDDEQDED from the coding sequence ATGACTGATCTGGCTTCATCTATTTCACCAATTAATATTGAAGACGAATTAAAGAATTCATACCTTGATTACGCCATGAGCGTGATCGTGGGACGTGCATTACCAGACGTGCGTGATGGCCTTAAGCCTGTGCATCGCCGCGTGCTGTTTGCCATGAGTGAATTGAAGAACGATTGGAACAAGCCTTACAAGAAGTCGGCACGTGTTGTCGGTGACGTGATAGGTAAATATCACCCCCATGGCGACTCGGCGGTGTATGACACTATCGTGCGTATGGCGCAGCCTTTCTCTCTGCGTTACACCTTAGTCGATGGCCAGGGTAACTTTGGTTCGGTCGATGGTGACTCCGCAGCGGCTATGCGTTATACCGAAATTCGTATGGATAAGTTAGCGCACCAGCTCCTCGCCGATCTTGAAAAAGAAACCGTTGACTATGTGCCCAACTACGATGGCACAGAACAAATTCCTGCTGTATTACCGACACGTGTCCCTAACCTGTTAATCAACGGTTCATCGGGTATTGCGGTCGGTATGGCGACTAACATTCCGCCCCATAACTTAACCGAAGTCGTTAAGGGCTGTTTAGCGCTGATCGCCGATCCTGCGCTGTCTATCGAACAGTTGATGGAACATATTCCAGGTCCAGACTTCCCAACGGCGGCGATTATCAATGGCCGTAAAGGCATTATCGATGCGTATAAGACGGGCCGTGGCCGCGCCGTTATGCGCGCGCTGGCTGAAGTCGAAACCGAAGATAATGGTCGTGAACGCATTATCGTTACCGAGATCCCTTATCAGGTTAACAAAGCGAAACTCATCGAGAAAATCGCCGAGTTAGTCAAAGATAAGAAGATTGAAGGCATTAGCGGTCTGCGCGATGAGTCTGATAAAGACGGTATGCGCATCGTTATCGAAATTAAACGCGGCGAAGTGGGTGAAGTTGTCCTGAACAACCTCTATGCCCAAACACAAATGCAATGTTCTTTCGGTATCAACATGGTGGCGTTGACCAATGGTCAACCTAAGCTATTCAACCTTAAAGAGATGCTGGAATGCTTTATTCTTCACCGTCGTGAAGTGGTAACGCGTCGTACAGTATTTGAATTGCGTAAAGCCCGTGATCGTGCCCATATCCTTGAAGCACTAGCCATTGCGCTGGCTAATATCGACCCTATTATCGCGCTGATCAAGGCATCGCCGACACCAGCCGAAGCTAAAGTGAAACTGGTTGAGCAAGGTTGGGCACTTGGCAATGTACAGGGCATGCTTGAAAAAGCGGGTGACGATGCGGCGCGTCCAGAATGGTTAGAGCCAGAATTCGGTATCCGTGATGGCTTATATTACCTGACTGAGCAACAGGCTCAGGCGATTCTAGAGCTGCGTTTACACCGTTTAACTGGTCTTGAGCACGATAAGATCATCGCCGAATACGAAGAGTTGCTCGAGTTCATCGCGGGTCTGCTGTTTATTCTGCGCAGCCCTGAGCGTTTGATGGAAGTGATCAAAGAAGAGTTAGAAGAAATTCTGGCTGAATACGGTGATGCTCGCCGTACTGTCATCAACGCCAATGAAATTGATATGAGTCTTGAAGACTTAATCAACGAAGAAGACGTGGTTGTGACCCTGTCACACTTAGGTTACGCCAAATACCAACCGCTGAGCGATTACCAAGCCCAGCGCCGTGGTGGTAAGGGTAAAGCTGCAACTAAGGTGAAAGACGAAGATTTCGTTGAAAAACTGCTGGTTGCCAACACTCACGATACCATTCTGTGCTTCTCAGATTTCGGTAAGATGTACTGGCTCAAGGTCTATCAATTACCGCTGGCGAGCCGTACTTCCCGTGGTCGTCCGATTGTTAACTTGCTGCCGCTGTCCGATGGCGAACGCATTACTGCGATTCTACCGGTGCGTGAATACGCAGAAGATAAGTACATCATCATGGCGACCTCTAACGGTACCGTGAAGAAAACTGCGCTGACAGCTTACAGCAACCCACGTGCTAATGGCATTATCGCCGTGAACCTGAAAGACGGTGACCAACTGATCGGTGTCGATATCACCAATGGTGATGATGAGATCATGTTGTTCTCGAACGAAGGTAAAGTGGTTCGCTTTAAAGAAGGCGAAGAAGTGGCCGTGCTCGATGAAAACGGCAACCCAGTGCTGGACGAAGAAGGCAACCCACAAATCAACTTCAAGGGTGTGCGTCCAATGGGTCGCGGCGCGACTGGTGTTCGCGGTATCAAGCTTGAAGAAGGTCAAAAAGTGGTGTCTCTCATCGTACCTAAGGGCGATGGCGCTATCTTAACCGTGACCGAAAACGGCTATGGCAAACGTACTGAACTGTCTGAATACCCATCGAAGAGCCGCGCGACTAAAGGTGTGGTATCGATCAAGGTGAGTGAGCGTAACGGTGCGGTTGTTGGCGCGGTACAAGTTGGCGGCAATGATGAAATCATGCTGATCAGCGATAAAGGTACCTTAGTCCGTACGCCGGCGAACGGTGTGTCAATCATCGGCCGTAACACTCAAGGTGTGACCATTATCCGTACCGCAAGTGACGAAAAAGTAGTTGGTCTGCAACGTATCGATGAGATCCAAGGCGACGAAGATGAAGTCGAGCTGGATGAAAACGGTATGCCAATCGTCCCAGTTGTCGCTGAAGGTGACTCTGTTCATGAAGAGTCTTTAGAGGATGAACTGGAAGAAGAATTAGATGAAGACGAAGAGCTTGACGACGAGCAAGACGAAGACTAA
- the ubiG gene encoding bifunctional 2-polyprenyl-6-hydroxyphenol methylase/3-demethylubiquinol 3-O-methyltransferase UbiG, with amino-acid sequence MQQNTNVDPQEIAKFERMAETWWDLNGEFKPLHLLNPLRLNYIDQTAGGIFGKKVLDVGCGGGILSESMARIGAIVHGLDMGEEPLEVARLHALETGVSINYVKNTAEAHREDHREYYDVVTCMEMLEHVPDPQSVIQACCDMVKPGGFVFFSTINRNIKSFVETIIGAEYLLKMLPIGTHDHNKFIKPSELMALVDNTDLLCKDALGITYNPLTGIFKYTPKVDVNYMIATQKVD; translated from the coding sequence ATGCAACAGAATACCAACGTAGACCCGCAGGAAATCGCAAAGTTTGAACGTATGGCCGAAACCTGGTGGGATCTCAACGGCGAGTTTAAGCCGCTGCATCTATTAAATCCCCTGCGCCTTAACTATATCGATCAAACGGCAGGCGGGATTTTTGGTAAGAAAGTGCTGGACGTCGGCTGTGGCGGCGGCATTTTATCCGAAAGCATGGCGCGCATCGGCGCGATCGTTCACGGCCTCGATATGGGTGAAGAACCATTAGAAGTCGCGCGTTTACATGCACTGGAAACTGGCGTGAGCATCAACTATGTCAAAAACACTGCCGAGGCCCATAGAGAAGATCACCGCGAATACTACGATGTGGTGACTTGTATGGAGATGCTCGAGCATGTGCCAGATCCGCAATCGGTCATTCAAGCCTGCTGCGATATGGTTAAACCCGGCGGTTTTGTGTTTTTCTCAACCATCAACCGTAATATTAAGTCTTTTGTCGAGACCATTATCGGCGCCGAGTACCTATTAAAGATGTTGCCAATTGGCACCCATGACCATAATAAGTTCATCAAGCCATCGGAACTCATGGCCTTAGTCGATAACACCGATCTTCTCTGTAAAGATGCACTTGGGATCACCTATAACCCGCTAACAGGGATCTTTAAGTACACCCCAAAGGTCGATGTTAACTATATGATTGCGACGCAAAAGGTAGATTAA
- a CDS encoding HAD family hydrolase: MSLAEVKGVLFDLDGTLADTAPDLVQALNLSLSDVGIAAKPLADMRSAASHGSFALVDAAIPGADDALRTQVQQGLLAHYQRINGDHCQLFDGIAPLLDWLELCRVPFGVITNKPARFTRPLLHKLKLSSRMPVMISGDSTRYPKPHTAPMLLGAQQLQCQPQQILYLGDAERDLLAAQAAGMLGGVALWGYLGEADTPDAWPAYAQFNSPSSLHSALSQALAK, from the coding sequence ATGAGCTTAGCTGAGGTTAAAGGGGTCTTATTCGACCTTGACGGTACCCTGGCCGATACCGCGCCGGATCTGGTTCAAGCCCTTAACCTCAGTTTGTCTGATGTCGGTATCGCGGCAAAACCTTTAGCAGACATGCGTAGCGCCGCCTCCCATGGCAGCTTTGCCTTAGTCGATGCGGCGATTCCCGGCGCGGATGACGCTCTGCGCACTCAAGTACAGCAAGGACTCCTCGCACACTATCAAAGGATCAATGGCGACCATTGCCAGTTGTTTGATGGTATCGCTCCCCTGCTCGATTGGCTCGAGTTATGCCGTGTGCCATTTGGGGTGATCACGAATAAACCCGCCCGCTTTACACGCCCTCTATTACATAAACTTAAGCTCAGCTCGCGTATGCCAGTGATGATCAGTGGCGATTCGACTCGTTACCCTAAGCCTCACACCGCACCTATGCTATTGGGCGCGCAGCAGCTGCAGTGCCAGCCACAGCAAATACTCTATTTAGGTGATGCTGAGCGGGATTTACTCGCGGCCCAAGCGGCTGGCATGCTTGGCGGTGTGGCGTTGTGGGGATATTTAGGTGAGGCCGATACACCCGATGCATGGCCTGCCTATGCGCAGTTTAACTCACCATCGAGTTTGCATTCGGCCTTAAGCCAAGCATTGGCCAAATAG
- the nrdA gene encoding class 1a ribonucleoside-diphosphate reductase subunit alpha yields the protein MNSNMTVTKRCGARETIDLDKIHRVITWAAKGLKNVSVSEVELRTHLQFFDGIPTEAIHETIIKSAADLISPESPDYQFLAARLAVFHLRKKAFGQFEPPKLYDHVTKLVELGKYDMHILQDYTREELDIMDTYIDHWRDMNFSYAAVKQLEGKYLVQNRVTHEIYESAQFLYILVAACLFARYPKETRLQYVKDFYDAVSTFKISLPTPIMAGVRTPTRQFSSCVLIECGDSLDSINATASSIVKYVSQRAGIGINAGRIRALGSPIRGGEAFHTGCLPFYKYFQTAVKSCSQGGVRGGAATLFYPIWHLEVESLLVLKNNRGVEDNRIRHLDYGVQLNKLMYQRLIKGENISLFSPSDVPGLYDAFFEDQDEFERLYLQYEQDSSIRKKTLKAVELFSLMMQERASTGRIYIQNVDHCNTHSPFDSKVAPIRQSNLCLEIALPTKPLNNIDDPNGEIALCTLSALNLGAIKNLAELEPLADLAVRALDNLLDYQDYPIKAAEISSMNRRTLGIGVINFANYLAKNGMKYSDGSANNLTHKTFEAIQFYLLKASMNLAKEQGACPLFNETTYAQGILPIDTYKRDLDKICSEPLHLDWETLRQDIKQHGLRNSTLSALMPSETSSQISNATNGIEPPRGLISVKASKDGQLKQVVPDFDELKYNYELLWQMPSNEGYLQLVGIMQKFVDQAISANTNYDPTRFEGRKVPMQTLLKDLLNAYKLGVKTLYYHNTRDGASDQHDDITNIEKEDDGCAGGACKI from the coding sequence ATGAATAGCAATATGACAGTCACAAAACGCTGTGGTGCACGTGAGACAATCGATCTCGACAAGATACACCGCGTAATTACTTGGGCAGCCAAGGGATTAAAAAACGTTTCTGTTTCTGAAGTTGAACTTCGCACGCATTTACAGTTTTTCGACGGGATCCCAACCGAAGCTATCCACGAAACGATCATCAAATCTGCGGCGGATTTAATTTCCCCAGAATCACCGGATTATCAGTTTCTGGCTGCGCGCTTAGCCGTATTCCATTTACGTAAGAAGGCCTTTGGTCAGTTCGAGCCGCCAAAGTTATACGACCATGTGACTAAACTGGTTGAGCTTGGTAAGTATGATATGCATATTCTGCAGGATTACACCCGCGAAGAACTCGATATCATGGATACCTATATCGACCATTGGCGCGATATGAACTTCTCCTACGCGGCGGTAAAACAGCTCGAAGGTAAGTATCTGGTACAAAACCGTGTGACCCACGAGATCTACGAGAGCGCCCAGTTCCTCTATATTCTGGTGGCGGCCTGCTTGTTTGCCCGTTATCCAAAAGAAACGCGCCTGCAATACGTTAAAGATTTTTACGACGCGGTATCGACCTTTAAGATTTCTCTGCCCACGCCAATCATGGCGGGTGTACGTACGCCAACGCGTCAATTCAGTTCATGCGTTCTGATTGAATGTGGCGACAGCTTAGATTCTATCAACGCGACCGCCTCTTCTATCGTGAAGTATGTCAGCCAACGCGCAGGTATCGGTATCAACGCCGGTCGTATCCGTGCACTAGGTAGCCCAATCCGTGGCGGCGAAGCCTTCCACACGGGTTGCTTACCTTTCTACAAGTATTTCCAAACGGCGGTTAAGTCTTGCTCGCAAGGCGGCGTTCGTGGTGGTGCTGCGACCCTCTTCTACCCTATTTGGCACTTAGAAGTGGAATCCCTGCTGGTACTGAAAAACAACCGCGGTGTCGAAGATAACCGTATTCGCCACTTAGACTACGGCGTACAGCTCAACAAGCTGATGTATCAACGTCTGATCAAAGGCGAAAACATCAGCCTGTTCAGCCCATCAGACGTGCCAGGTCTTTACGATGCCTTCTTCGAAGATCAAGACGAATTCGAACGTCTGTACCTGCAATATGAGCAAGACAGCAGTATTCGTAAGAAGACATTGAAAGCAGTTGAACTGTTCTCATTGATGATGCAAGAGCGTGCTTCAACGGGCCGTATCTACATCCAAAACGTCGACCACTGTAACACCCACAGTCCGTTCGACTCGAAAGTCGCTCCGATCAGACAATCTAACCTTTGTCTTGAAATCGCGTTGCCGACCAAGCCATTGAACAACATTGACGATCCAAACGGTGAAATCGCGCTCTGTACACTGTCAGCATTAAACTTAGGTGCGATCAAAAACTTAGCCGAGCTTGAACCATTAGCCGATTTAGCGGTACGTGCACTGGATAACCTACTGGATTACCAAGATTATCCAATCAAAGCGGCTGAAATTTCATCGATGAACCGTCGTACCTTAGGTATTGGTGTTATCAACTTCGCTAACTACTTAGCGAAGAATGGCATGAAGTACTCCGATGGTAGCGCGAACAACCTGACTCACAAGACCTTTGAAGCGATTCAATTCTATCTGCTTAAGGCGTCAATGAATCTGGCAAAAGAGCAAGGTGCGTGCCCATTATTTAATGAGACCACTTACGCCCAAGGTATTTTACCTATCGATACCTACAAACGTGATTTAGATAAGATTTGCAGCGAGCCATTGCATTTAGACTGGGAAACACTGCGCCAAGACATCAAACAGCACGGTTTACGTAACTCGACCCTGTCTGCGCTGATGCCGTCTGAAACGTCATCACAGATCTCAAACGCGACTAACGGTATCGAACCTCCACGCGGTTTGATCAGTGTGAAAGCCAGTAAAGATGGCCAGTTAAAGCAAGTGGTGCCTGATTTTGATGAGCTGAAATACAACTACGAGCTGCTATGGCAAATGCCAAGCAACGAAGGTTACTTACAGCTCGTGGGTATCATGCAAAAATTCGTTGACCAAGCAATTTCGGCCAACACTAACTATGACCCAACGCGTTTCGAAGGCCGTAAGGTTCCGATGCAGACTCTGCTGAAAGACTTACTCAATGCCTATAAGTTAGGTGTAAAAACGCTGTACTA